Within Telopea speciosissima isolate NSW1024214 ecotype Mountain lineage chromosome 8, Tspe_v1, whole genome shotgun sequence, the genomic segment cccctCCAAAAATCTTTCAAACAACTGATACCCCCCTTTGATGCATATTAACcactaactgacccccaccgttacattttcGTTACGGTGGGGGTTAGTCAGGACGGTGTGCTGTTGTCACGAATTTtctaagaccaaaatgcccttttgggttggtaattgtaattaaaaaaaaaaaaaaaaaaaaccaccattGCTGATTGAccatccttctccttctccttctccttcttcttcctcctctgcaaccccaaacagAGAGGTTAAAAGGGCATCTCTCTCCTctactcttctctcttccctcatcCTCCGCTGTTCCATTTCACttcatttcaagtttcaaaccttCATAGTCTTTACTGATAAAACTAATCAAAATCGAGTCCCAAAACAAAATTGCTTAAAAAAGCATCTCTAATATATCAATTTCCAAGTTAGAATCAATGGCGACAGAGTGAGACGAACTATAGCAAGAAGGAGCCTTTGTCACTCTTGCTCTAACAACCTCCTCTCTTGAGCCCTCCTCTTCATTTTCTCCCTCCACTGCATCTCCATCCTCTGCTGCTGATTAAAGAACTCTTGCAACATCTCCTGAATGCTCCCACCAGTAATCCTCACTGATCTCTCCGAGGTCCTCGGTTGCTGCGGATGCTTCTCCTTATCAGCTTTCCTCTTCCGGCGGTTTCCACTCCTCGTGAGTCGCTTTTCTTCGCTttcatcttcatcctcttcatcgTCCTCTGAGAAATCATCAAAAGATCGATCTCCCCCACTTAgcttcttcaccttcttcttcgcCTGCACATTCCCAACCTTTGATTCCAATAATAATCTCTGCatattcttctccctttcaacGAAAACCGCATGTAGCTCCTCAAAGAACGGACATTGCCGTCCATTGTCTGGATCAGATGTCTCTTTCCCCTGCATAAaaaattaacccaaaaaaatcaggccaaaaaaataaaaggcaatttttttcaacccaaaaaatcaatcccaaaaaaaaggtGGCAAATTTCGATCTGTGTTTTTCAAGAAATGATCAGATTAGGAATCACCTTGTATCGATTAACGAGATTCTTCCACTTGCACTTGCACTGATTAGGGCTTCTTCTGTAgcatctcttcttcatctttactGCAACGCTCTCCCACAGCGTCTTGTTTCGCTTCGTAACAGTGAAATCCCTCTCTAATTCGGCTCTGATCGCGATAAAATCTTTCGTCTCTTGATGGCTCCACTGAGGAACTCTATCGTCCTTCTTGAGTGGAACGCTCGTCAATTGCATCTCGCTGGTGGATGGTTGCACTTGCAGCGGCAAAGATGAGATCATGTTCAATCGACCTAAGCCTTCATTCTCTCCGCTTcccatcatcttctttctctctctcaggtttggggttgcagaggaggaagaaggaggagaaggacggtgatggtttttttttttttttttttttacaattaccaccccaaaaggacattttgattttagaaaattcgtgacaacggcacactgtcaTGACTAATCCCCATCGTTACGAAAATGTAACGGCAGAGTCAGTTAGTGGTTAGTATACATCAGAGGAGGGTAACAGTTATTTGAAAGTTTTGGGGAGGATAATAGTAGATAAtaaagattttgggatggtaattgtaaaaaaccctaaattaaaagaaaactagATTTCACCACACACCCTCTCAAATCTCATCCGTAGACCCACAACCTCTGTCCTTAATAAATTCTCACTCCTATTGAATGATTTGCAACCCTTCCCCattcaaaaaaatagtaaataaatattaagaaagggaaagagttcCTTGAAAGGTAGCATGGTCCCCATGTTGGGAGCATGCACGAAAACATCGATGGAGATgtgatttctgcctttcatggggtgaAGCTATCATTTCACAGCCCTTTGTGTCTTGCATAGGGTTACTTGGCCTTTTAGtttcttttcccattaaaaaaaaatcttacaatGACATTTTatatacaaatttttttctccAACAAAAAGATATTGAATAAAAATGTAATAAATTACTTCTTTATATTTTACATATGAAAAATGGAAGAGGGATAAAAGAAGGGGTGGGAGAAAGATGCCAAATACAAGAGGAGGATTGCTTAAAAGAGTTAAGAGCATCAGGGAATAGAAGTTTGGAATCTTTGTCAAAACAATTCGGAATCAACGTAGCATATTCGAAGACATATAGCACCAGCTTCTAAATGGGCCCCTTTATTTGCTTAATGGTTGGACCGTGAATCGGATTCCAATAATCCATCGAGAGTAATAATTCCAATCTAACGGATGAGATACAACACACGATGTCACGATGTCCTTTATGTACAAACTCCATTtgcccttcccttcctttccaccTAAAACCCTAGTAAGGGTTTCTGACATTTTCTTTCCAACGCAGTAAACTCCGAAAACTCCTGCCAGAGACCCTTTTTCTTCCGATCAAATTTCATTCCATAAATTTCGGAGGTAAGTTTCTGAGGGAAATTTCATTCGCaatccaaaaccctagtttcgaTGGCTAGTCACACCAGTGAATCTGATAGAAAAACTCGGTTATACCACCCTTACCAGGATCTCCATATCCCAGTTCAAAACCTCTATAACCTCCCTACTTCCCCTGAGTATCTTTTCGATGAAGAAGCTGCCGTTCAACGTCGCTCATGGGGTGAGAACCTGCAATATTATACGGGTTCTGGTTACCTAACTGGTGCCATCGTTGGGGCAGCCAAAGGGTCTATTGAGGGGATCAGAGCTGCTGAGCCTGGTGATTCCATGAAGCTAAGAATCAATAGGGTTTTGAATTCTGGTGGGCAGACTGGAAGAAGGTTTGGGAATTCTTTGGGTATTGTGGGTTTGATCTTTGCTGGGTTGGAGAGCGGACTTATTCATTTGAGAGACTCGGATGATGTGTTGAACAGTGTTTTAGCTGGGTTAGGAACTGGAGCTCTCTACAAGGCGGCTTCTGGACCACGGTCTGCTGCTGTTGCTGGGGCAATTGGAGGTTTAGCTGCAGGAATTGCGGTTGCAGGCAAGCAGGGGTTCAAAAGATATGTTCCTATTTAGTCAGTATCTCTTTGTGGCTTTGGGTCCTTGATGAATTTGATGGGATTGGTATAGTGTTACTGCAATTGTTATTTATAAAACAATTCGTCGACTTGTCTTTGTTCTTCTTTCAAATTTAAAGCAATTTTGAGTCGGAAATATATAAATTTCAGTTTAGGGCACTTAATTCAACCTCTATATATTCAAGTTGAAGAGAAATTTTATGTCATTGGGAGAATTGATTGATTTGCCTTTTATATTTTAGCATTCATATGAATTATTCAGTATGGTTATGGAGAAAGGTAgtatttttttagatatgttATTGTGATGCTTATTCACTGAGTTGCTCGGTTGGTTATTTAGCTCCCCtgtaaaaaataatattactCTTCAAAATATTAATAGTTATTGTGTCACTATTCTGGATGATTGATGTCCGGTTTGAACATTGCTATTTCTGTTTGTGTTGAGTTTATGGGTTCTGGTTCTTGATGTGTCTCTTCTTTCTGATTAGTTCACACTTTATATTGGAACCGTTTCTAATGATGAAATCTATTGATATGACAATTACCTTTGCATTATTTGGGAAAGAAAGGCTGTGTAGTGAGGTTGTTTTTGGTGAGAGAGGAAGAACTAGCAACTTAGGCTAGTGAGATAATGTCTGGGTAAGTGCTTTGACCTGTTTTGAGTTCCTGATGTAGATGTTAAATTTTGACCTAGATGGACTTGTGTGTGGTGTAAGGCAATCAAGGCTTGGGGTTATGTgaccataaaatttatttttatctgAACAGTAAATCTTAGTTACCCTATACAGCAAGGGCATAGAAAAGTATTGGTGTTTGACATTAGTTTGAGGTGTTCGAAGCGGGTGTGAGGTAAGTAACACAATGCCCTATACAGCAAGGGCATAGAAAAGTGTTGGTGTTTGACATTAGTTTGAGGTGTTGGAAGCGGGTGTGAGGTAACACAATGCCCTATACAGCAAGGGCATAGAAAAGTGTTGGTGTAGTGTTACTGCAATTGTTATTTATAAAACAATTCGTCGACTTgtctttgttcttctttctattcTAAGGCAATTTTGAGTCAGAAATATATAAATTTCAGTTTAGGACACTTAATTCAATCTCTATATATTCAAGTTGAAGAGAAATTTCATGTCATTGGGAGAATtgtttgattttccttttatattttagCATTCATATGAATTATTCAGTATGGTTGTGGAGAATGGTAGTATTTTTTTGTAGATTTGTTATTGTGATGCTTATTCACTGAGTTGCTCGGTTGGTTATTTAGCTCCcctgtaataataataataataattgtaTATTATTACTCTTCAAAATATTAATAGTTTTTGTGTAACTATTCTGGATGATTGATGTCCGGTTTGAGCATTGCTATTTCTGTTTGTGTtgagtttttgggttttggtgttTGATGTTCTCCTCTTTCTGATTAGGTCACATTGAGACTTAATATTGGAACCATTTCTAATGATGAAATCTATACATGACAATTACCTTTGTATTATTTGGGAGAGGGGCTGTAGTGAGGTTGTTTTTggtgagagagaggaagaaatagCAACTGCTGCTACCTGTGGGTGGACTTTGTATCATTGCATGATCTGAAGATTTGATACCTAGGTTAGTGAGTTGCTAAGTTCAAGTCATATGGATACCTTTATCAATGAGTTGCTTAGGCTAGTGAGATAATGTCTGGGTAAGTGCTTTGACCTGTTTGAGTTCCTGATGTAGATGTTAATTATGACCTGGGTGTGGAAGACTTGTGTTTGGTGTAAGGCAATCAAGGCTTGGGGTTATGTGatcatatattttattttagtctGAACAGTAAATCATAGTTACCCTTTACAGCAAGGGCATAGAAAAGTGTTGGTGTCTGACATTAGTTTGGGTTGTTCGGGTGTGAGGTAAGTAACACAATGCCCTGAAGATTGACCATGGAAGGTGACCATGTTTATGCATGTGAATGCAAAAAATGCATTTGTGCATACCTTGGTCACATAGATATGTACATGTATCTGTATAGTAGTCACCATTCACTAATGCAtaagtattctctctctctccttcttcttaccTTTTCCAATACAAAAAATTCAGTAGTCCATTTCTGGACCATAGATGCAGACAGAAAATTTTAACCTCTCCCATCCCCTCTCtagatatattaaaaaaaaggggggggggtgttctggaaccaataaaaaaaatttaatggatGATCTGTTGACAATCCTCAGCTATGTAATTTCTGTGTCAGAAATTTGGAGATTTATGGTTTGCTTATTGTGGTCATCCTGGTGAAGGTAACTGAGAAGCGCTGCTATCCTTCATTTCAGAGTTTTGAGATTTGCCCATTCTAGACATTGTTGGGCTGCTTTGGAGGGTGATGGTTGTGAGTTGTGGTAGGATGGATTTGGCTCCAAGACACTTAACATGTGCACTTCAGATTTTAAAAGATTCAAGGAACTAAGTGGCCCATCGGAGAAAATGTTAAACAGAAAAAGAGGCAACTCAGTGGCATTTTCACGCCATATTGCTTATGATGGATTACTTGAAACATGTTGGTGGATGCTAATGCTGCATAGGTTGATTTCATAGGAAAATCCTACTTCTCTTTCAGTTTTACTTTTTGCTATTTCTAGTTTAGATTCTAGGCCTTTTTATATCATAGTTCATATTTCAGTTTAGTGCTTATATACTTTTGGTGTAAATCCCTGAATCAGGAGAATGAATCCAGCTTCAAAGGTTTTCCCTTTGTGTTGCATTATGAAAGTAGAAATAGTGACTTTAAATGAGAAATATTGGATAATTTGACAAATCTTTGGCTTTGAACTCGCATCTCAGAATAGTGAGTAAATTTCAGTTTTCAGATTTGAATGAGAATCCTGGCATTCCATGGAGCAACTGTAATCTGGAGCAAGCTCTGATTGCACTGTAGCAAGTGTGTTACCTGTTGACTGTTTACAATCATATCCCGTCTGATGTCTTCTCTCTATATTTTCTAACATGAATAGCTACAAGAAACAACTTAGGAATGAGTATCCCCTTCCTCAAGTGATTCCATTACAAGCTCGTGTTGGTGGAAAAAATGGTGTTAGTATATATACAACTTTTAGATGCTTCCACTGCCTACCATGGCTGTACATTAAGCAACTTGGTGCATGATGGCTGTAGAGAACAACCATAGAGGATTGGAACCCCTTGGAAACGGATTTTGAATTCAGAATGCTCGTTCTATTGGGCACACTATGGGTTGATGGTCACTTTTGAAGGCTTCTGAAAGTCTCAATAGTTAATTTTCTGTGGCCCTGTTTCTATGAGTAGAAGAAGTTggtttatttaccaaaaaaaataaaataaaataaacaagaagTTGATTTTGTATTATATTGGACCTTACAGGCAATAGGTTATATTTGTGTTGGATTAGAATTTCCCTCAACCCAAACACAACCAGTTGATAAGACTCCATTCTCCCACCAGCACAATCACATGGGGAGCTGATGTTTTTGTATTTGACATAAAAAATCTTGGATCtcttgatgattttttttttctattcataAAAAGAGTATCAATCAATCTATTATCGGGttaattttccttgtttttttaattcccaaatcccaaaaccTCTGCAACAAAACATGGGGGTGTCGAATGATTCTACATGAGACTTTTATGAAAGGCTCCATTTGTTGTTTCTGAGCATAGTTCAAAGGTCTGAAATTTCGGTCAGGCCAAAACGAGATGTTAttgtcaaaatgaaaaatgcaatattttggaaatttctgttatatcatttcggtttaaaaaaTATACAGTTTCGTCAAAAAATTTCGGTTATTTTGATCATTTGTTTTGGTATTTCGATAATTTTGGTATTTTGCACCTAAAAATGATCAAGAAAAACtaatagaaaaaatacaatatttgaacgaaattttgatcaaattgaAATGACCTTCCAAAACAAGATTTAATACTATGTTTCTGGATAAGACACCTTGaaggaattttttgttttattacaACGTTTTACTTGGAAACAAACAAAGAACAAGAGAAAATCAGGTACAATGATCAGTCTCCACGAGTGCCACGCAATTGTAAGACTAGTATCACCCATCTGTTGAAACAGGTTATTTTGTGTTATGCTGAACTCGGCATTTCTGAGAACCACActgacaaaaacaaaaaaaaagaaagggtaaaagGGTTTCTATCTCTCGGATCTGGTTCCCCTCCTACGACCtgccccacctccctcccttctaCAGTCCCACCAGACACAAACAGGAGtagaccccacctgggcaggggattgggtggtcattttgcccttgtTGTGTCTGATAGGAGGAAGTCAAGTGAGGCAGGTCGTAGGAGAGGAGCCAGAcgtcttctctctcccctccaatgTGAAAGGACCATCCTATCCCCTTCCATGAGCAAGGCCTAAGTGGGTGACATGCCCAAACCTTTACCAAGTGAAAATACTTACCTTTCAAACTAATTAAATCGAGAGCTATAACACCCAATAGTCCAAAAAATGGAATGAGCTCAGCAAATTGGAAATATCTAGAAAATGAGGTATTGTTCATGTCATCACTAATCAATGATGAAGCTAGCATATATATGGCATGCTCAGGTATCACTCATCTTTGAGATGCTGAAATCTGATTAATATCCAGCATATATACAAATATCACAGGCATGTAATTCTTTATATGCAAAAAATGTGTTATACATGTCTTGATAGACAATGAGCAACTTTCCTGCATCTCTGCATTTGAGATGAGTATCAAAATTTACCTCCACTCTTGTTTCTTTTGGTAAATACATTCTCATCACTTGAAGATTTTTACGTATTAGAACTCCAGTGGTTCCATGGATTAGTTACAGTTAGGACTGCATACGTCGGTGAAAAATACATTGAGTAAACGGGGTTCTGCCAGAATCCCCTGTTCTAAAACTACATTGGAATCATATGGGAAATTTGGTTCATGTGAATTTGTTACTTGTCACTGTCTGATTCAAACTCCTCTGGCAGTTCAAGTGCATCGATCTCTGCAAAGTATGCCTTCTGCTGGTCGATAAAATCTTGTGGAAGTGAGAAATGCTTCTTCTGTAGACAGTTCAAGCAGATTTTGTGGGGATAAATTACTAAGGAACAGTCCAGATTAAATATCaaaattaagataaaaaaaaatgctgaaGCATGTAACTGATAGCAGTAGAATGGTTATGCAAACTGTCCTGAAACATTTATCATTGGATAGTTCCCTCTTTATATTAAAAGGTAAATTAATAGATCCTTAATCTGAATATATGGTTCcccaaaagaaggaaacaatactAATATTCTAGAATATAACCCACGATAAAAAATTTGCAAAACCTAAAAAGTAGCAAGCAaacaattaaattttttttaatcaatagaGAGCAAGCATGTTAAAATTGCTCGACTTGACTGCTAACTTTCTATAGCTTCATGATGAGTGAGTGATACTTTCTTCCATCTAGGCATAATAACCCCCCAACCCCTCCCCTCGGCGACATGGGTCTACTTGCTCCTTTCTTCTGTATAGATTTCTGGAGTCAGGCCTAACGGCCCTAACCCCTATAATTAGGTATTATTTTTCCCACTTGAGAAACATATGTTTTTAAGGGTATACCCAGGGGTGCCACCCCTCCCTCCTGAGCATCATGGGTCAACTTAGTCCTGCTTCTGTATAGGGGTCTGAAGTCGGGCCTAACCCCCATAATTAGTGATTATTTTTCCCCCTTCAGCAACAATCCTTTCAAGGCTATGCCCACGTGACTGGAGTCTCATTCCCCAAGAGACCATGCTAAAATGCTTTActataaatctgaaaaatacCTAATGGGTGGAtggtgaaaaaaaataaa encodes:
- the LOC122638258 gene encoding mitochondrial import inner membrane translocase subunit TIM23-1-like, whose translation is MASHTSESDRKTRLYHPYQDLHIPVQNLYNLPTSPEYLFDEEAAVQRRSWGENLQYYTGSGYLTGAIVGAAKGSIEGIRAAEPGDSMKLRINRVLNSGGQTGRRFGNSLGIVGLIFAGLESGLIHLRDSDDVLNSVLAGLGTGALYKAASGPRSAAVAGAIGGLAAGIAVAGKQGFKRYVPI